Within Streptomyces albofaciens JCM 4342, the genomic segment GTACGCCCGTACGAACCCCATGCCCGCTGCGTGACCGTCTCAACACGATCCGTGAGGACCGGTTCCGGCCGGTCTTCCGCCAGGTCCGGTGCGGTCCGCCGTGATCCGGCGCGGTCCGCGTGCTGTGTATCACCGACTGATACGGGCGGCCGCGCCCGGGAACGGGTCTGAGACACTGGAGGGGTGATCTCCCGAATCGATCTGCGCGGTGACGCCCTCCCCGAGGGCGCCGCCCTGCGCGACCTGCTGCCCCGTGCCGAGTTCGACGTGGAAGCCGCCCTGGAGAAGGTGCGGCCCATCTGCGAGGACGTGCGCCATCGTGGGACGGCCGCGCTGATCGAGTACGCCCATCGGTTCGACGGGGTCGCCATCGAGCGCGTACGGGTGCCCGCCGAGGCGCTCCAGCGGGCGCTCGCGGAGCTGGACCCGGCCGTACGGGCCGCCCTGGAGGAGTCGATCCGGCGCGCCCGGATCGTCCACCGCGAACAGCGCCGCACCGACGTCACGACCAAGGTCGTGCCCGGCGGCACGGTCACCGAGCGCTGGGTCCCGGTCGAGCGCGTCGGCCTGTATGTACCCGGTGGCCTGGCGGTCTACCCGTCCTCCGTGGTCATGAACGTCGTCCCGGCCCAGGAGGCGGGCGTCGACGCGGTCGCCGTCACCTCCCCGCCGCAGGCGGAGTTCGGCGGCCTGCCGCACCCGACCATCCTCGCCGCCTGCGCCCTGCTCGGCGTGGACGAGGTGTACGCGGCCGGCGGCGCCCAGGCGATCGCGATGTTCGCGTACGGCACCGAGGAGTGCCGCCCGGTCAACCTGGTCACCGGCCCCGGCAACATCTACGTCGCCGCCGCCAAGCGCCTGCTCAAGGGCCGCATCGGCATCGACGCGGAGGCCGGGCCCACCGAGATCGCGGTCCTCGCGGACGCCACCGCCGACGCCGCGCACGTCGCCGCCGACCTGATCAGCCAGGCCGAGCACGACACGCTGGCCGCCGCCGTCCTGGTCACCGATTCGGCCGAACTGGCCGCGGCCGTCGAGACCGAGCTGAAGACCCAGGTCGCCGCCACGAAGCACACCGAGCGGATCAGCACCGCGCTGGCCGGCCGGCAGTCCGCGATCGTGCTGGTGGACGGCGTGGACGAGGGCCTGAAGGTGGTCGACGCGTACGGCGCCGAGCACCTGGAGATCCAGACCGCCGACGCCTCCGCGGTCGCCGCCCGGGTCCGCAACGCCGGCGCGGTCTTCGTCGGCCCGTACGCCCCCGTCTCGCTCGGCGACTACTGCGCCGGCTCCAACCACGTCCTGCCCACCGGCGGCTGCGCCTGCCACTCCTCGGGCCTGTCCGTCCAGTCCTTCCTGCGCGGCATCCATGTCGTGGACTACAGCCGCGACGCGCTGGCCGAGGTCGCCCACCACGTGGTGACCCTCGCCGAGGCCGAGGACCTCCCGGCCCACGGCGCGGCGCTGAAGGCCAGGTTCGACTGGAAGATCCCGCAGGGCGAGTGAGCGAGCACGTGACGAAGATCGACGACCTTCCCATCCGGGACGAGCTGCGCGGCAAGTCCCCGTACGGCGCGCCGCAGCTGGACGTGCCCGTACGCCTGAACACCAACGAGAACCCGTACCCGCTGCCCGAGCCGCTGGTGCGGCGCATCGCCGAGCGGGTCACCGAGGCCGCCCGCGAGCTGAACCGCTACCCCGACCGGGACGCGGTCGAGCTGCGCACGGCGCTGGCCGCCTATCTGACGCGCACCGGCGGCCACGAGGTCACGCTCGCGAACGTCTGGGCCGCCAACGGCTCCAACGAGGTCATCCAGCAGCTGCTCCAGACCTTCGGCGGCCCTGGCCGCACCGCCATCGGCTTCGAGCCCTCGTACTCGATGCACGGCCTGATCTCCCGCGGCACCGGCACCGGCTGGCTCTCCGGCCCGCGCAACGACGACTTCACCATCGACGTCGAGGCGGCCGTGGCGGCCATCGGCGAGCACCGGCCCGACGTGGTCTTCATCTGCTCGCCCAACAACCCCACCGGCACCGCCGTCGCCGCCGAAACGGTTCTCGCGCTGTACGAGGCCGCGCAGGCGGCCCGCGCGGACACCGGCGGCGCGCTGGTCGTGGTGGACGAGGCGTACGGCGAGTTCAGCCACCGCCCCTCGCTGCTCCCGCTGATCGAGGGCCGCCCCAACCTGGTCGTCTCGCGCACCATGTCCAAGGCGTTCGGCGCCGCCGGCCTGCGCCTGGGCTACCTGGCCGCCGACCCCGCCGTGGTCGACGCCGTCCAGCTCGTCCGCCTGCCGTACCACCTCTCGTCCGTCACCCAGGCCACCGCGCTCGCCGCCCTGGAGCACACCGACACGCTCCTGAAGTACGTCGAGCAGCTCAAGGCCGAGCGCGACCGGCTGGTGGACGAGCTGCGCGCCATCGGCTGCGAGGTGGTGGATTCGGACGCGAACTTCGTCCAGTTCGGGCGGTTCGACGACCAGCACGCCACCTGGCAGGCCATCCTCGACCAGGGCGTCCTGGTCCGTGACAACGGCGTACCGGGCTGGCTGCGGGTCACCGCGGGAACCCCGGCCGAGAACGACGCGTTCCTCGACGCGGTCCGTGCAGTACTGAAGGAGAACCGATGAACCGCGTTGGGCGCGTGGAGCGCACCACGAAGGAGACCTCGGTGCTGGTCGAGATCGATCTCGACGGCACCGGGCAGGTCGATGTGTCGACAGGCGTCGGCTTCTACGACCACATGCTCGACCAGCTCGGCCGGCACGGTCTGTTCGACCTCAAGGTCAAGACCGACGGCGACCTGCACATCGACACCCACCACACCATCGAGGACACCGCCCTCGCGCTGGGCGCCGCCTTCAAGCAGGCCCTCGGCGACAAGGTCGGCATCTACCGCTTCGGCAACTGCACCGTCCCGCTGGACGAGTCGCTGGCCCAGGTGACCGTCGACCTCTCCGGCCGTCCCTACCTGGTGCACACCGAGCCGGAGAACATCGCGCCGATGATCGGCACGTACGACACCACGATGACCCGGCACATCCTGGAGTCCTTCGTGGCGCAGGCGCAGATCGCCCTGCACGTCCACGTCCCGTACGGCCGCAACGCCCACCACATCGTGGAGTGCCAGTTCAAGGCGCTGGCCCGCGCGCTGCGGTATGCCAGCGAGCGCGACCCGCGCGCCGCCGGCATCCTCCCGTCCACCAAGGGAGCGCTGTGAACGGCCTGTCCACCGTCTTCATCGTGCTCGGCCTCTTCCTGCTCGGCGGGCTCTACTCCTTCTGGAAGCAGGGGATGGGCAAGAGCGTGCTCGTCCTGCTGGGCATCGGCTCGGCCATGTGCCTGGCCGCCGGCATTCTCCGTCTGGATGTGTGGAATTGAGTACCGCACCCGCGAAGAAGGTCGTCGTCTTCGACTACGGCTTCGGCAACGTCCGCTCCGCCGAGCGCGCCCTCGCCCACGTCGGCGCCGACGTGGAGATCACCGGTGACTACGACAAGGCGATGAACGCCGACGGGCTGCTCGTCCCCGGCGTCGGCGCCTTCGCCGCCTGCATGAAGGGCCTGCGCGAGGCCCGCGGCGACTGGGTCATCGGCCGCCGCCTGGCCGGCGGCCGCCCCGTCATGGGCATCTGCGTCGGCATGCAGATCCTCTTCTCCCGCGGCATCGAGCACGGCGTGGAGACCGAGGGCATGGACGAGTGGCCCGGCACGGTCGGCCCCCTCAAGGCCGACGTCGTCCCGCACATGGGCTGGAACACCGTCCAGGCCCCGGAGGACTCGCGCCTGTTCGCCGGGCTGCCCGCCGACGCCCGCTACTACTTCGTGCACTCCTACGCCGTACGCGACTGGGAGCTGGAAGTCGGCAACCCCAACATGCGCGCGCCCAAGGTCACGTGGGCCACGCACGGCGAGCCGTTCGTGGCCGCCGTCGAGAACGGCCCGCTGTGGGCCACCCAGTTCCACCCCGAGAAGTCCGGCGACGCCGGCGCCCAGCTGCTGTCCAACTGGACCCAGACCCTCTAGGACCCTCCGCGATGAGCAAGCTCGAACTCCTCCCCGCCGTCGACGTCCGCGACGGCCAGGCGGTCCGCCTCGTGCACGGCGAGTCCGGCTCCGAGACCTCCTACGGCGACCCGCTCCAGGCCGCGCTGGCCTGGCAGCGCGCGGGCGCCGAGTGGCTGCACCTGGTCGACCTCGACGCGGCGTTCGGCACCGGCGACAACCGCACGCGGATCGCCGAGGTGGCCCGCTCGATGGACATCAAGGTCGAACTGTCCGGCGGCATCCGCGACGACGCCTCCCTGGAGGCCGCGCTCGCCACCGGCTGCACGCGCGTCAACCTCGGTACGGCGGCCCTGGAGACCCCCGAGTGGGTCGCCAAGGTCATCGCCGAGCACGGCGACAAGATCGCGGTCGGCCTGGACGTCCGCGGCACCACGCTGCGCGGCCGCGGCTGGACCCGCGACGGCGGCGACCTCTACGAGACGCTGGCCCGCCTGGACTCCGAGGGCTGCGCCCGCTACGTCGTCACCGACATCAACAAGGACGGCACCCTCCAGGGCCCCAACCTGGAGCTGCTGCGCAACGTGTGCGCCGCGACCGACAAGCCGGTCGTCGCCTCCGGCGGCGTCTCCTCCCTTGATGACCTCCGCGCGATCGCCACCCTGGTACCGGAAGGCGTCGAGGGCGCCATCGTCGGCAAGGCGCTCTACGCCAAGGCGTTCACCCTGGAAGAGGCATTGGAGGCCGTGTCGTCATGACCATCGAGCGCGCGCAGACCGACAGTCCCTGGGAAGAGATCATCGGATTCGCGCGCGCCGTGGCGGCCGGCGACCGCGTCCTGGTCGCCGGCACGATGCCACTGGTCGACGGCGTGCTGTACGGGGAGGGCGACCCGTACGAGCAGACCAAGGTCGCCTTCTCCAACGCGCTGGCCGCCCTGGAGCCCTTCGGGCTGGGCGCCGGCGCGGTCATCCGCACCCGCATGTACCTGACCCACGCGCGGGACGTGGACGCGGCGGCCCGCGCCCACAAGGAACTCTTCGACGCCGTACGGCCCGCCGCGACCCTGGTCGTGGTCTCCGGCTTCGCCGACTCGCGCGTACTGGTCGAAGTCGAACTGGAAGCATTCAGAGAGGCCACGAGCACATGACCCTGGCGGTCCGAGTCATCCCCTGCCTGGACGTGGACAACGGCCGGGTCGTCAAGGGCGTCAACTTCAAGAACCTGCGCGACGCCGGCGACCCCGTCGAAATGGCCAAGATCTACGGCCAGGAAGGCGCCGACGAGCTGACCTTCCTCGACATCACGGCCTCCTCCGGCAACCGCGAGACCACCTACGACGTGGTCCGCCGCACCGCCGAACAGGTCTTCATCCCGCTCACGGTCGGCGGCGGCGTCCGCACCCCCGAGGACGTCGACAAACTCCTGCGCGCCGGCGCGGACAAGGTCGGCGTCAACACCGCCGCCATCGCCCGCCCCGACCTGATCCGCGAGATCGCCGAACGCTTCGGCAGCCAGGTCCTGGTCCTGTCCGTCGACGCCCGCCGCACCGGAACCGGCTCCTTCGAGGTCACCACGCACGGCGGCCGCCGCGGCACCGGCATCGACGCCGTCGAATGGGCCCACCGCGCCGCCGACCTCGGCGCCGGCGAGATCCTCCTGAACTCCATGGACGCCGACGGCACCAAGGACGGCTACGACACGGAGATGATCGCCGCCGTCCGCAAACACGTCACCGTCCCCGTCATCGCCAGCGGCGGCGCGGGCCGCCTGGCCGACTTCCCGCCCGCCGTCGAGGCCGGCGCGGACGCGGTGCTGGCCGCGTCCGTCTTCCACTTCGGGGACCTGCGGATCGGCGAGGTGAAGGAGACGCTGCGGGGGGCGGGGCATCCGGTGCGGTGAGGGGCGTGCGCGGGGCGCGCGTGGGGTGGCGCACGTCCGGTTCACTCCTGGTAGTGAATCTGGTAGTGATCAAGGTGGCGCCGGGTCTAGCCTGCGCATATGCCTGGAATCACGATTGAGTTCACCGAGGAAGAGCTGTCCGAGCTGCGCGCCGAGGCCAAGGAGCAGGGCGTCGCGATCAAACGGCTGGCGCACGGGATACTGACCGAGAGCGTGGTGCGGCGGCGGCAGCGGCAGAAGTTCGTCGAAGGCGCGAGCGACAAGTTCGCGGCTCTGGCGCCCGAGTTCCTCGACTCCTTCGAGGCGGGGGACCGATGATCCTTGCCATCGACGCCGGCTGGATCCTGGGAATCCAGGCCAGCCACGTCCCCAGCGACCCGCGTCTGCGGGACTGGGGCGCGCTGCACGCCGTCGTGGAAAGGCACCGGTTCGAGAGGTTCGCAGGCGAGGTCTATTACGAGGAGACTCCGACACGCGCCGCCACGCTACTCGAAACCATGGTGCTCCTGCGGCCGTTCGAGGACTACAACGGCATCATCGGAGCTGCGTGCGCCTGGACGTACATGGAGGATTCCGGCGAGGACATTGCGCCACCCCCAGGCGCGATGTCGCAACTGGTACGCGACCTCCGTGAGAAGCGGACGGACCTGCTGGATGCCGCGCGTCGGCTGCGGAGCTGGAAATCTTAGGAGGTGCGGCCCGCGTGGTAAGTGACCGCGCGGGCCGCCGCGCGTAACGGGCCTATCGGGACAGTCGCTGCCCGATTCCCCCGTGGTGCTTGTGTTCATGGTCGGGGGCTCCCTACCGTTCTCGCGTTCGGATCCCGGACGCCCACCGGAAGGGAACCCGCCATGATGTTTTCCCCGACAGGCCGCCACCGAGCCCCGCGTCGCCGCAGCGGTGCGGGCCGATTACTCACCCGCGCCTCGACCGCGGCCGCCACCCTCGCGCTGCCGGTCGTCGGCGCGTCCGTCGCCTCCGCCGCGGACGGCGGGACGTACACCGTCGCCCCCGGCGACAGCCTCTCCGAGATCGCCGCGAAGCACGGCGTCAAGGGCGGCTGGACGAAGCTCTACGCGAGCAACCGGTCCGCGGTCGGCGGTGATCCGGACCTGGTCAAGGTCGGTACGAAACTGAAGCTGAGCGGTACGGCCGCCACCCCGCAGCGGCACGTCTCGCGCTCCGCCGACCGGCCCGCCGTGCGTGCCGCGGCCGGTGACGCCGTACGGCCCGTCAGCGGCGGCACGCTCACCGCCGGGTTCGGGGCCTCGGGAGGCCGTTGGGCACGCGGGCACACGGGGCAGGACTTCGCCGTGCCGGTGGGGACCGCCGTACGGGCCGCCCGCGGCGGGACCGTGGTGAAGGCCGGCTGGGGCGGCGCGTACGGGTACGAGGTCGTCATCCGGCATCACAGCGGCTCGTACACGCAGTACGCGCACCTCTCGCAGATCCGGGTGCCGGTGGGCAGCTCCGTGGACGCCGGTGAGCGCATCGGGCGGTCCGGTGCCACCGGCAACGTCACCGGACCGCACCTGCACTTCGAGGTCCGGGCCACCCCGGACTACGGGTCCGCGGTGGACCCGATGGCCTGGCTGCGCCGGCACGGCGCGTTCGATTAGGCGGTGGCTCTCGCCTCACCGCCTGCCCTTGCGGGCCGCCCGTACGTACTCCCGGTTCATCCTGGTGATGCTGAACAGCGGGATGCCCTTCGGGCAGGCGGTGGCGCACTCCCCGGTGAGGGTGCAGCCGCCGAAGCCCTCCTCGTCCATCGTGGACACCATGTCCAGGACCCGCGACTCGCGTTCGGGCGCGCCCTGGGGCAGCACGTTGAGATGGTTGACCTTGGCCGAGGTGAACAGCATGGCCGAGCCGTTCGGGCAGGCGGCCACGCACGCGCCGCAGCCGATGCACTCGGCGTGCTCGAAGGCGGTGTCCGCGTCCGGCTTCGGTACGGGTGTGGCGTGCGCCTCGGGCGCGGCGCCGGTCGGCGCGGTGATGTAGCCGCCGGACTGGATGATCCGGTCGAAGGCGGAGCGGTCCACGACCAGGTCCCGTACGACGGGGAAGGCCGCCGCGCGCCACGGCTCGACGTCGATGGTGTCGCCGTCCCGGAAGGAGCGCATGTGGAGCTGGCAGGTCGTGGTGCGCTCCGGGCCGTGTGCCTCGCCGTTGATCACCAGGCTGCACGCGCCGCAGATGCCCTCGCGGCAGTCGTGGTCGAAGGCGACCGGGTCGTCGCCCTTGAGGATGAGTTCTTCGTTGAGGGTGTCGAGCATCTCCAGGAACGACATGTCGGGCGAGATGCCGTCCACGTCGTAGGTGGTCATGCCGCCGTCGGCGCCGGCGTCGCGCTGGCGCCAGACGCGCAGGGTGAGCTTCATGCGTAGCTCCGCTGGGTGGGGTGGACGTACTCGAAGACCAGGTCTTCCTTGTGCAGGACGGGAGCGGTGCCGGTGCCGGTGAACTCCCAGGCGGCGGCGTAGGAGAACTCCTCGTCGCGGCGGGCGGCCTCGCCGTCGGGGGTCTGCGACTCCTCGCGGAAGTGGCCGCCGCACGACTCGGTGCGGTGCAGCGCGTCGAGGCACATCAGCTCGGCCAGCTCCAGGTAGTCGACGATGCGGTTGGCCTTCTCCAAGGACTGGTTCAGCTCCCGGCCGGTGCCGGGCACCTTGATGCGGCGCCAGAACTCCTCGCGGATCTGGGGGATGCGGTCCAGCGCCTTGCGCAGACCGGTTTCCGTACGGGCCATGCCGCACAGCTCCCACATCAGCTCGCCCAGTTCGCGGTGGAAGGAGTCGGGGGTGCGGTCGCCGTCGACGGCCAGGAGGAGGTTGAGCTGGTCCTCGGTCCGGGCCAGTGCCTCCTGGACGGCGGGGTGGTCGGTGGTGACCTCGTCGTGGTGCGGGTTGCGGGCCAGGTAGTCGTTGATGGTCGACGGCAGGACGAAGTAGCCGTCGGCCAGGCCCTGCATGAGCGCGGACGCGCCGAGCCGGTTGGCGCCGTGGTCGGAGAAGTTGGCCTCGCCGATGGCGAACAGGCCGGGGACGGTGGTCTGGAGGTCGTAGTCGACCCAGAGGCCGCCCATCGTGTAGTGCACGGCGGGGTAGATCCGCATCGGGACCTCGTACGGATTCTCCGCGGTGATCCGCTCGTACATGTCGAAGAGGTTGCCGTACTTCTCCTCGACGGCCTTGCGGCCCATCCGGGCGATGGCGTCCGCGAAGTCCAGGTAGACGCCCTGGCCGCCGGGGCCGACGCCGCGTCCTTCGTCGCACACGTTCTTGGCCGCGCGGGAGGCGATGTCGCGGGGGACGAGGTTGCCGAAGGAGGGGTAGATCCGCTCCAGGTAGTAGTCGCGCTCGTCCTCGGGGATCTCGGCGGGCGGACGTGTGTCGCCCTTGGCCTTCGGGACCCAGATGCGGCCGTCGTTGCGCAGCGACTCGCTCATCAGCGTCAGCTTGGACTGGTGGTCGCCGGTGCGCGGGATGCAGGTGGGGTGGATCTGGGTGAAGCAGGGGTTGGCGAAGTACGCGCCGCGCCGGTGCGCCCGCCAGATCGCGGTGGCGTTGGAGTTCATGGCGTTGGTCGACAGGTAGAACACGTTGCCGTAGCCGCCGGAGGCGAGGACGACGGCGTCCGCGAAGTAGGTGTCGATCCGGCCGGTGATCAGATCGCGGGCGACGATGCCGCGCGCCCGTCCGTCGATGACGATCAGGTCGAGCATCTCCGTACGCGGGTGCATCTCGACGTTGCCGGCGGCGATCTGCCGGGAGAGTGCCTGGTAGGCGCCGAGCAGCAGTTGCTGCCCGGTCTGGCCACGGGCGTAGAACGTACGGGAGACCTGGACGCCGCCGAAGGAACGGGTGTCGAGCAGACCGCCGTACTCCCGGGCGAACGGCACGCCCTGGGCCACGCACTGGTCGATGATCTCCACGGAGATCTGCGCCAGGCGGTGCACATTGGACTCGCGGGCCCGGAAGTCGCCGCCCTTGACGGTGTCGTAGAACAGGCGGTGCACCGAGTCGCCGTCGTTGCGGTAGTTCTTCGCCGCGTTGATGCCGCCCTGCGCGGCGATCGAGTGGGCGCGGCGCGGCGAGTCCTGGTAGCAGAACTGCACCACGTGGTAGCCCTGTTCGGCGAGCGTGGCGCCCGCCGAGCCGCCGGCCAGGCCGGTGCCGACGACGATGACGGTGTGCTTGCGGCGGTTGGCCGGGTTGACCAGCTTGGCCCGGAAGCGGCGGGTGTCCCAGCGCTCGGCGACCGGGCCCCCGGGCGCCTTGGTGTCGGCGACCGGCTCCCCGGTCCGGTAATCGGTGTACGTGGTCATGGTCAGCTCACTGCTCCGGTCACGACGGCCACCGGTACGGCGACGAAGCCCGCCGTCAGCACCAGGGCGAGGAGGTTGGCGACGGTCTTGAGCGCCCGGTCCCGGGCGGCGCTGCCCACGCCCAGCGTCTGCGCGGCGCTCCAGAACCCGTGCCGGACGTGCAGGCCGAGGGCGAGCATCGCCACGATGTAGAGCGTGGTGACGGGCCAGCGGTCGAAGGACGCGATCAGGTTCTCGTACGGGTGTCCGGCCTCGGCGTGCGGGTTCACCGTCAGCGTCGTCAGGTCGAGGATGTGCCAGACGATGAACAGCGCGAGGATGACGCCGCCCCAGCGCATGGTGCGGGTGGCGTAGCTGGTGCGCGCCTTCTTGTGCACGTACCCGCTCGGCCGCGCCTTGATGTCGCGGCGGCTGAGCTGGAAGGCGGCCACTCCGTGGGTCAGCACGGCGGCCAGCAGCACCACCCGCGCGATCCACAGGAACCACTCGTGGTGCAGGAAGGGTTCGCCGACGGTCCGCAGCCAGTGCGCGTAGCCGTTGAACTCGTCGGGGCCGAAGAAAATCTTGAGGTTGCCCATCATGTGCGCGACCAGGTACAGCAGCATCACCACGCCGCTGACCGCCATCGCGGTCTTCTTGCCGACGGTCGAGCGCCACAGCAGGCCCGCGAAGGACGGCCGCCGATCCGTCCGGGTGTCCAGTGCCATGGGTCCCGACGGTAGGGACCGACCGGCCCATCAGTCCAAGACATGGAACAGCTCATCTCCATAGCCGCTGCCTATCGACGCCTATCATCGGCCGTATGCAGCTCCAGCAGCTCCGCTACTTCGCGGCGGTCGCCGACACCCGCCACTTCACCCGCGCCGCCGAACGCGAGCACGTCGCACAGCCCTCGCTGTCGCAGCAGATCAGAGCCCTGGAACGGGAGCTGGGCGCCGAACTGTTCCACCGGGCGCGCGGCCACATCACCCTCACCGACGCGGGCCGTACGCTGCTGCCGCTGGCCCGCCGCATCCTCGCCGACACCGAGACAGCGCGGCGCGAGGTGCAGGAGGTGGCGCAGCTGCGGCGCGGCCGGCTGCGGCTCGGCGCGCCGCCGAGCCTGTGCGCGAGCCTGGTCCCGGACGTGCTGAGCGTCTTCCACACCGCGTACCCGGGCGTGGACCTGGTCGTCCACGAGGACGGTTCGCAGGATCTCGTACGGGTCCTGGCGGCCGGCGAACTGGACCTCGCGCTCATCATCACCCCGCTCCCGGAGCAGGCCCCGGCGCTGGCCACCGCCGAACTGCTGCGGGAGGAACTGGTCGTGGTCTCGGCGCCGGACCGTCCGGCCCCGGCGCGGCGCGGGCGCCGGCTGCGCGTCGAAGACCTCCGGGACCACCCGCTGGCGATGTTCCGGCGCGGCTACGACCTGCGGGAGTTCACCGTGGCGGCCTGCCGCGCGGCCGGCTTCGAGCCGGTCTTCACCGTCGAGGGCGGCGAGATGGACGCGGTACTGGGGTTCGTCCGCGCCGGGCTGGGCGTCGCGGTGGTGCCCAGCATGGTCGCCGAACGCTCCGGACTGCGCGTCACCCGCTTCGCCACCCCCGACATGCACCGGGTGATCTCGGTGGCCCACCGGGGAGATGTCTCGCCGCCGCGGGCCGCCCGCGAACTCCGGCGCATTCTGCTGGGGCATCTGGGGCTGGAGATGCCCGGTGAGTGACGGTGTCCGGCGCATCGGTGGCGGTTTCTGATCCCCTGCGAGGGGGCGGTTTCCGGCCACGCGGAAGCAGGGGTGCGCGCGTCCGTACGGAGCGGCGCGCAGGTGGCAGGGGGCGCGAACCGGCGTGCGACACAGTGGTCCCAAGGTGAACAGACCGTTTTCGGGCAGAAGCAGGGGCGACCATTGCGCTTTCTACGTTTGCGGCGCTAAAAAAGCTGCATTCGCCCAATCGGCGGAACCGCAATGGATTTACGGGGGGAAGATCCGAAAATGCCGATGTTGCTGGAAGATGTGTACGCGGGAGCGCCGACCGTAAAATCGGGACGGCATCTCACCACCGTCAACGAATTCACCGACCAATCACCCGCACTCCGCCCCGAGGTGCTCGCCGAGGCGACCCGGCGGCTGGTCGAACTGGGGGACTTCGAGGCCGGGAAGATCCTGGTCGAGGAGGACAAGGGCGCCATCCTCGGCAGCGCGGTCTCGCTGGCCGTGGGACTGCCGCTCGCGGTGGCCCGCTGGTACACCTACGACCTGGGCGGCCACGGCATCTCGGTGCCCATCGACAGCGAATACTTCACGGGCACGCTCTACATCAACGGCGTCGAACCGGGGGACCGGGTGACGATCGTCGACGACACGATCAGCACCGGCGGCACCCTCGTCGCCCTGATCGAGGCCGTCCGGGCGGCCGGCGCACGGGTCGAGGAAGTCCTGGTGGCGGTGGAGAAGCCGGAGAACGGCGGCCGCGAGCGGATCGCCGCCCGCTTCGGCATCGCGGTCCGCTCGGTCATCCGCATCGCCGTCGACCCGGGCACCGGGCGCGTCGTCGTCCTGGGCTGAGGCCGTACGGGAAACAGCGCCGCACACCGGCGCACCGCCTTTCCCCGGCGTTCCCACATTTTCCCGCACGCCGGAG encodes:
- a CDS encoding phosphoribosyltransferase family protein; protein product: MPMLLEDVYAGAPTVKSGRHLTTVNEFTDQSPALRPEVLAEATRRLVELGDFEAGKILVEEDKGAILGSAVSLAVGLPLAVARWYTYDLGGHGISVPIDSEYFTGTLYINGVEPGDRVTIVDDTISTGGTLVALIEAVRAAGARVEEVLVAVEKPENGGRERIAARFGIAVRSVIRIAVDPGTGRVVVLG
- a CDS encoding fumarate reductase/succinate dehydrogenase flavoprotein subunit, coding for MTTYTDYRTGEPVADTKAPGGPVAERWDTRRFRAKLVNPANRRKHTVIVVGTGLAGGSAGATLAEQGYHVVQFCYQDSPRRAHSIAAQGGINAAKNYRNDGDSVHRLFYDTVKGGDFRARESNVHRLAQISVEIIDQCVAQGVPFAREYGGLLDTRSFGGVQVSRTFYARGQTGQQLLLGAYQALSRQIAAGNVEMHPRTEMLDLIVIDGRARGIVARDLITGRIDTYFADAVVLASGGYGNVFYLSTNAMNSNATAIWRAHRRGAYFANPCFTQIHPTCIPRTGDHQSKLTLMSESLRNDGRIWVPKAKGDTRPPAEIPEDERDYYLERIYPSFGNLVPRDIASRAAKNVCDEGRGVGPGGQGVYLDFADAIARMGRKAVEEKYGNLFDMYERITAENPYEVPMRIYPAVHYTMGGLWVDYDLQTTVPGLFAIGEANFSDHGANRLGASALMQGLADGYFVLPSTINDYLARNPHHDEVTTDHPAVQEALARTEDQLNLLLAVDGDRTPDSFHRELGELMWELCGMARTETGLRKALDRIPQIREEFWRRIKVPGTGRELNQSLEKANRIVDYLELAELMCLDALHRTESCGGHFREESQTPDGEAARRDEEFSYAAAWEFTGTGTAPVLHKEDLVFEYVHPTQRSYA
- a CDS encoding LysR family transcriptional regulator, with protein sequence MQLQQLRYFAAVADTRHFTRAAEREHVAQPSLSQQIRALERELGAELFHRARGHITLTDAGRTLLPLARRILADTETARREVQEVAQLRRGRLRLGAPPSLCASLVPDVLSVFHTAYPGVDLVVHEDGSQDLVRVLAAGELDLALIITPLPEQAPALATAELLREELVVVSAPDRPAPARRGRRLRVEDLRDHPLAMFRRGYDLREFTVAACRAAGFEPVFTVEGGEMDAVLGFVRAGLGVAVVPSMVAERSGLRVTRFATPDMHRVISVAHRGDVSPPRAARELRRILLGHLGLEMPGE
- a CDS encoding succinate dehydrogenase cytochrome b subunit is translated as MALDTRTDRRPSFAGLLWRSTVGKKTAMAVSGVVMLLYLVAHMMGNLKIFFGPDEFNGYAHWLRTVGEPFLHHEWFLWIARVVLLAAVLTHGVAAFQLSRRDIKARPSGYVHKKARTSYATRTMRWGGVILALFIVWHILDLTTLTVNPHAEAGHPYENLIASFDRWPVTTLYIVAMLALGLHVRHGFWSAAQTLGVGSAARDRALKTVANLLALVLTAGFVAVPVAVVTGAVS